The sequence ACAAGACGCCCTGTTAGCTGAGAGCACTTACGTGCCACCGCCAGCGccgcaatctgctcttgagccgTCACTGGCTTGGCGCGCCCCCGTAGCCAGTCCCTCATGCGACCTGACGAGCCCAGGCGCATTCACGGCTATCTCCTCCCGCGCCCTGGACCCCTTCGCGCATGAGCAAGGGCGGCGCGGGGCCCCTTTGAATACCGTATCAGGGGTAAGCTGTCCCTGGGAGCAAGTGTCCGCGGAGCAGCGTCATagtgcagagcgctcgctccttactcgagccatacaagagcatagtcggtcggacccccagtcccgatacgccgggttcacaagtcctgcgcgagccgactgCGACAGGCGCTCTTGTTATGGGTACTCCGGGGGCCACTCCGCCGAAAGGCGTGATTTCAATAATAGGTTAACTGGCCAACGCAGACATACGCATGTCGTATGCTACCAGTGCGGTCAAACTGGTCATGTGAGGCGGCAATGCTTTGCGCGGCGTAGCGCGAATGCAGAGAGTTCGGGAAACCGCTTCGGCCGGCGACACTAACCACTGGCGGTGTGTCGCAGCCCACGGCCGTCAATGCCAGGAGCGTGGAACGCTGTGCGTAGCGTGTAACGGACGAACATCAAGCTGGTGAGTCAGTCATCGTTCCCTCTGTTTGCCGCGTAACGCAGGCGCAGTCTCCAGAACCGACGATGAAAGTTAAAGCGCTGGGCATTACCTTACCTGCTCTTCTTGATACCGGTTCAGGAATCTCGTTAATCGGTGACGTGTTGCTAGAGAAGTGTAAAGCTAAAAAGATGAAGTTTCGTAACTCAAATGTTCAGTTGCGGATGGCATCAAGCCACGTATCAAACGCTGAAGGTTGTGTTCGCTTACGGATAAGCTTTAATGGAAAAACGAAGCGCCAGccatttgtttgtttgcctggcCTATCAGTGGCAATGCTTCTCGGTCGAGATTTTCTTGCAGACGAGGGGCTCACACTCGACTTTCCTGCAAGAGGCTACCGCCTTCACGGACAGTCCGAGACAACACCCTTTGCGGAAAAGATAGACTTCGTGCCTGTACCAAGACACGCGGAAAgcgtggcagccatgcacaccaccctgccgtcagcagtcatgcagtccctcggcgacttcacgggaacgaaccaccagcggaagcagctagaggccgtgctgacaccgttctcgggaatgtttacggaacgtcctgggaagaccgacgtcctagtgcatcgcatcaataccggcgacgcccggccatggcgttgcaacccgagaccgctgagccagcacaagcgagccgttctcgataaagccctggacgaaatgatcgacacaggagccgtacgaccctcggacagtccgtgggccttccctgtggtattggccccaaagaaagatggtacggcacgtctttgtgtggactaccgcaggctcaacgcagttacggtgagagattcctaccctttgccagcaatatcgagcataacttatgcgctgggaaacgcaaagttcttcaccactatcgactgttctcgtgggtatctgcaaatcgaggttcaccctgacgatatcccgaaaacggcattcacatgtcatagaggcttgttcgagtttgtgcgcatgccctttggtctttccaatagtccgagttcttatcagcgcatgatggatatggtCTTGGGTGATGCAAAGTTTCATTATGCACTTTGGTATCTTGATGATGTGACGGTGTTTTCGCGCACGTTTGAAGAGCATCTTGAACACTTGCATACGGTGCTACAGCGCATGTCAGCAGCCGGTCTAACTGTTCATCCCGGAAAACTGCAGCTCGCTACTAACAAAATCAACCTTCTTGGGTTTGTTGTCGACAACGGCGTACTAAAACCAAACCCAGATAAACTGAAGGCAATTGCAGATTACCCCCCACCCCGGAACACTAAGAGCTTGCAAAGGTTTCTCGGAATGATTGCTTTTTATCgtgacttcatttcgcagtgcgcaGACATCTCCCGACCACTCAGTTGCTaaagaaaggcgcgaaatggctctggagcggtgagcaacaagcagctttcgacacgcttctgAAAGCGATCACCAGTAACGCCTCCCTTCAGCTGCCAGTTCTTAACAAACCTTTTGTGTTACAGACAGACGCCAGCGATTACGGACTTGGCGCAGTACTTCTGCAGGAATGCGCAGGCGCTCTGAGGCCCGTTGCCTTCGCAAGCCACACTCTGACCGGGGCGGAACtaaactactcggtaacagaaaaagagtgcctggctatcattttcgcattaaagaaggttgacatgtttttggacggggctcagtttgtcattcagactgATCACCAAGCGCTCTCTTGGCTGAAACGATTGCCTAATCCCTCGGGACGATTGGCCCGATGGGCGCTTACCTTGCAGCGCTGCGACTATGTCATTGAGTACAAGAAGGGCAGCGCGAACACAGTtgctgacgcactttcacgtgcacctttgtCTATTGAACCGCAGGTCGAGCCGGAAACAGTGTATGCGGTTACGACACCAGCTGTGACAATACAGTCACGTTGGGGTACTTTGGTCACTAAACAGGAACTTCTGGCAGCACAGCAAGGTGATGGCTTTTGtcgtaaggtgtcagaaaagctagCGGTTCGTGATCCAACTCACACCGGAAGCGACGAGGAGACAGACTGCTACCTGCTCGGAGAAGGAGGCCTCTTGTTCCGGTACTTTCCTCAGGTTGATGATGGTAGTGTGGAATCACCGTTTCGAGTTGTTATTCCTCGCAAACTTCGCAAATTGTTCATaaagtactaccatgacagtgctttagctggtcacTCTTCAGGGCAGAAGACTTACGAGAAGCTGTGTCGTACTGTAACGTGGCCAGGTTTGAAACAGGATGTAATACGCTACGCGCGTTCCTGATCAGTTTGTCAAAAGGCGAAACCACGTGGTGGTTTACCGttaggaacaatgcagtcagttgagagtacatcgccatggcagattgttgcatgtgacgtaatgggcccgtttcccatgagtccgcggcgaaaccagtatctgcttgttgtgactgaccatttcacgaaatgggttgaattgtttcctttgcgcaagctcacttcgcagaaagtatgggactgccttctcgaaaccttcacgaggttcggattccctgcccagctgatcacggacaacgcgacgtacttcaccagcaaggtgttCACGGATTCCTGTGACGCTTTGGGAATTCGTCATAagcgcacgtctgtgtatcacccgcaagccaacatcacggaacgggtaaaccgaaatgtgaaatctatgcttgtcgcgcatactgagcgtcataaagactgggacctgaaactggcagaaatagcgttcgcaactaggacgacagttaatcgctcaacaggcttcactcctgctcaacttaacctgggcaaagaattgagctttccgcaggacagtgctttggcatgtgcaaccgcttcttcaaggccttattcaaagtttgcaggggacctgAGACACAGGCTGACCGACGCGGTACAACAAGCCAGACAGCACCTCGATGTGTCCCGAATGGAACAGGCAGGACAGTATGACAAGCGTCGACAAAACGTTAGCTTTGAGGTTGGGGAGTTGGTGTTGAAGTGGACACACCCGCTcagcgacgcctcgaaaggttttgccgcttccttagctaacaggtgggACGGACCGTATAGAATCACCCAGAAATTCAGGCTTTCGTACATGCtgaaagattgcttaactaatcaaGCGTGTGGCCCTATTCATGTCTCAGATCTTAAACCATTTTATGCACGGCAAGACGCACCAGCTGGCGATCCAGATATGCCTCACCAGGGTTTGGCCACCCAGTCACCCACGCCACCAAGCAAGTGGTACAACCTGCGTCCCCGGTGACTGACAAGAGGCGTTTGCGAAAATGACTCATCCCCTTgacttgtatttttttccagttcCGTTTTCCACGAATTTTGGAGGGAGGAGGAAGCATTCATAGGCCTTCCCAAAGTACTTTAATGTCCCGTTCGCCTTGTTATGCGTTGAATGCACATAATTTTGTTTGTGGCGAGAAGGAAATATTTACTGGTTTTCATTGTCCTCGCTATGCTTTAGGGTCCCTGCAGCCGGCCTTTCCGGACCATCCTCCGGTCCCCACCACgtcattttgaggggggggggatgtgtgggaaccacgcccaccggctatcgcaagatagcgccacgtgctgcgcagaagcggtgcgcgtggcccagctgcgcggcttaaaaggggcagcctgcgcgccgcccaggggagacgtgcctgggctgccaggaaggacggatgctgccacccgcgctggccgattgctgctgccgccgatcatggtcgtcgcctcgtcgtctcgtgttcttggaccgaccccgccgtatgcagcgtagtgttaaataaattgttgttgtttgttgcgagttgaagcctccgtcttccttgctttaattgtggacgggacgcagcaagcccagtacccacatgaCAGAGTAGTCAGCTCCGGTattgacgagagcggtgacgttgtggccgtcgatgagaacgtcgaggtcactcgttcgtcgcctaacGTTTCAATTTGGTCGcgacgtcggatcacggctacgtcggtttgtcccgctgcttcgacgttgcgtcgtcaggtcttcttctggccgtgaagtttcgacgtcggGGCTTCGTTTGGCTTGCGGTGTGTTCTAGAGATTtggttgcggcgttgtcgtcggcggtggaggatcttcggtatttcgtcgtacaacaaccgcacctccatcggttgttgcccttagttttccgtatacgggctgggtgaccggccttgcgttgggccagtgtatggtcggcgttggggggagacgtcgcggcctggcgacggcgaacgggaaggttgtcggagCGTCCATTgtgttcccgcgaggtagtcggcgatgtcgcgtggtctttcccctcgctgtggacgcggtgcgtcgatggcgaacccacgcagtcccacatgtcggtactggcagcggcggtaagtgtcaccagcttccccgcaatggtagcagagtgggcggtggtcgggggcgcgccaaacgtcggtgttcctcggcgtgtatagctggccgcctggcgggcggtatgacgtcggtggcggcggcggaactgctggggcggcgcggcgtcttgacgtgggcgaggagggggggcgttgcgtcgggctgcaacagcatagctcactgcttgcaggtGCGGCTgtgctgactcgggggtgcccagagactgctggatttcctctgggacgatgtcagcaatcgaggcaacttcaggctgtggtaagggtaatagcttgcgcagttcttcccgcacgatcgctcggattgtttcacGCAGGTGGTCGGATTGCAGCgtttgaacctccccgtaggtcgtcgtggaaatccggcggttgtactgcctcatACGCATTTGAggcgccttttcgatcgttgtggcttccgagacgaattccgcgaccatcttaggtgggttacgaacaaggccggcaaagagttcctgcttgacttctcgcattaggaagcggatcttcttcCCCTAGGACATAgcgggtcagcatggcgaaaacggcggaccatttcttcagtgtacatgccgatgttctcgttcgggagctgtacacgagtctctagcagagtttcggctctttccttccggacgacgctcgtgaaggtgtcaaGGAAaccggcgcgaaaaaggtcccaggttgtgagtGTGGCCTCTCGATTCCCGAACCATGTTcgcgcggcgtcttccaaggcgaagtgcACGTGCCGTAGCTTCTCGGGATCAGTCCAGTTGTGAAAAtagcgacgcggtcgtacctttcaagccaactttccgggtcttcgagcggtgcaGCAGAGGTGCAGGCGCCATGGGTGTTGTCGCCGTCgttgatgtggtgggcatggtcggggtgttcctggtcttgtcaggtagaggcccgtactccggtggtagaccttgttgcctacggctagctcgctggtcgtagctggcttcgatgtcttctccgcgatgTGGGCTGGGTTCGCGTCCTGACGGGggtgtccggaacatggacgaacagctcctctaccagatgtcacgtggtcgtgacgtcgacgaagacaacagtcggcacgtccgagatgaaactgtttatttggctgaacttgtggccgagaaactgaaagtcaaactacagcaatacactgatagcggcgaacagagcgtcgacggtcgatcaactgagaagcggtcaaacgcgtccgcttttatacaggcgctatcgaactttccagcaatatcgcttgtggcggcgttatctctagacaaagctggaacattcgcgtgcggggcgcaaccttaacaaaacgatctactacaatcgcgaagcttctcgaacactgcttcgcggacagcgtcgagcgttgatatccgcccctgccggtcaaacccgaatacatcaaaacaagacaagaagtggacgtGGCAATATTGACACTTTGGACAGGTCttcaccgtcaccgtcatgttccgtacaaagtccaaatcgatagcatCGTTCCGCGCATCGTATGGTGTATCCGCGAGTAAAAgagcgcgagcgctggcgagcacaactgaagcagagatgaaattaGCTggtcatctccgtcgcacggggGCGcattcgataacatcaccccgcgcgcgAGTCCTGCTGTTGATTGCTCCTCAGtgagaaaggaaacgccccgctcgtctttcgctggtcgaaggagcatgaagggacgccggagtagggggcgcggggggggggggggctgcgtgccTGGAGCAGCGCCTGTGAACGTTGACTATAAGGGCACGGGCGCGAGCACTGGCGCGAGCGACCGCGCTCTTACAAACGGCGTGAACATCATTTCCCTCCCGGGAGGGGCCGTACACTTTAAATCCAGTAACCCTTAAGTATACCTATAAAAGTCGGTAACCGATAAATTAGAGGTTACATCGTTCGTCTTTTTGATGTTTTCGTAGTTTCGCCTCGTTCTACTTGTTACATTGCCGAAATTGAATGCTAGTGGACCTGTTTATCGGTTACTTCTCACTGCTGCCGGCATATAACCTTTATATTGTAACCCATATATTTTCTAGTAACCCTTAACCGATATTCTTACGTTACCTAAATAATGAAGTGGAAGTTCGCAATTAACACATGAGCAAAGTTCAGGATAAGTGGCTTTCGTGCCCCCATGGTTAGCCCGCTTGATAAGCACGTGCACGGCTGCCCAGTCAGTGATTACGCCTCAAGGTAACTTACACATTGAGCCAGCAGGGCGTTATATCGAAACTAGCCAGAAGGAAAATGCTCTGTGTGCATAATGACAACTATTGCAGGGCGACGAGTCACAATTCGACAAATAGAAAGCTACACTTTCCTACGGCATCGTATTTGCTGCCTACACACATTTCAGTTCCTTGAAGTATTTCGAATTACCACATAAGCCGACGCATGCTACCGCAGCTGCATATAAAAGATTGCAAGTAATTTTGTTGGTGCTTGTTCTTATCCCCAGATTCACACCCTGGGAACCGCTTTTCACATTGGTTTGTTTCGTGACAAAACTAAAGTTCCTTTGGCACATTCGACTTCTTCGTGTAGCGAAAAAGAACGCATCATTGTTGTTTTGGTTTACATGTTATCAAGTTGGAGAGCCTTTTTGCTGTGTTTAATAAGTGCCTGTGTATTCATTGAGCGAGCCCAACCGCATAGACTATAATGTAAAAAAAGTTTCTAGAGGTACAATGCCACTTTGCCTAAAAGCTCCCAAGAAAATTTGGGTGCGTCCAACGGAAGACACTTTCATCAGCATTTTCTGCAAAGATCCCTATAGCCAAGTAGGAAACTTGGAGCAATCGAAATGCAATGATTTATGCGCTTGGCACGTTTCTGGAATGAACTAAGGTGAATTAAAAAGCGTCTGCAGCACGTGATATTTCCCTATATTGTGCAAAACTAGGTTGGCCCAACGCATCCAGTCTCTCCAACGCCGCCTTCATGCACGTAAAAACCGCACACAGCCACTCCATTGCTACGGGTCAGCTAGAGCGATGAAATTCCCATGGTGTGAAGTGGGAGCAAGCACTATTTTAGCGCCCTGTCTGCAATAAAGAATAAGTATGTTCAGTTTAGTAACGCTTGTTCCAAGAGCGCACTCTGTCCTCAACTCAAGCTGGTGTTTTCACAATCGCCGTGTTCTTGTTAAATATGTCAAGCCGGATCTGAAAGCCCGAATCGTGCTTCAGGGCAGAAGCAGCACCCATGTTTGTGTGCCATCTCTTCGCGTATCCTTATAGCTGCAGCACTGCGTGTCGGGAAgggttgcaaagatggcgtcgagAGCGGTGCGTTGTGTGGGTTGTTTGTGTTTCCTGCTTGATTTCGCGCCCAAATTTGTAGCGTTCGTGTTACATGCGCGTCCGATCGTGGCAGTGATGAACCGTGACTTGTTCGATACAGCGCGAGGCCGCTGCAAGGATGCATTTTTTTACTGTGAGCGCTACTTTGTTCTCTGTTCAATGAGCATGTAGTGTACGGAAGAATAGACGAACTTGGTAACTGCTTTTTTCATTTCGGATTCGTTCTTTGTATAGACGGACTTCTTTTACTGCGAAAGCACTCTGTGCCCTATCTATCAGGATTTTGCATATATCAGGAAAGAACATGGCGCTTTAGCTGGACTCACTATATAGTCGCCGGTGTTACTGGGCCCTTCGCTGTTTTTATGCATGTGCCTAGGCCATTCGGGCTTCGCTTTCGTTGTCAGTGTCGACAGCGCGCTTGTCACGCTTGTATACGCAACGATCTTTGACATTCCAGCCGCGTTTGGCGTTatctgcgaccttcgaacgtGCTTTCCGATAATGCCACGCTGTTTGGTGGAGCCAAACCTtatcattttttgtttctttcgcagTCCTCCCCATCGCTTAAATGTGTGGAGGCTTGTCAGCGCAGTATAAGTGCTGCTATTCGTGCGTTAGTGAAGGACGTGCGCTTCAGAGGGAAAGTGTTCTATGTACTGAAACTCGGTCTCCCGGCAAAGTGAACATTGCCGTTCTTATTAGTCTTTGTAGCAACAGTGCTTTAGGTGGTCCTGATACACAGACGTGAAAACGGAATAAACCACGCAACTCGTGCTTTCGAGAAAAGAGGTTAACTGCAGCTTGCCTTTCACTTGGGGACAGGGAAGCGGCGAAAAATGTGCGGGACATCCCACTCACCGggggaatcgatgctatgcgaagcaggCGATGGGAAGGTGCATGCCGCATTTCCTACATTCAGCCAAACGTTAATAGGCGGGCGGGCGTGTGGACACACGGCGGCAGCTGCGTAACAGCATCAGTGACACGTAGTATCTTGCAATCACTCAGAAACACTGATCGTCTAGAACTAGTCACAGGGATGGCACCATCGTAGGGAAACTCGGCCAGTCACAACTGTCGTGCACGGCCTTTGGTTTGCAGCAGAGAATTGCAGGCCTGAATGCAAGATTGTCCAGTCCAGTAACGATGTAAATGATCGTGAAAAATTTGACAGCATCATTTCCTACCATAGGCAGCTTGCCGCCTGTAGTATGCTTGCTTGCCGCGTCGTCCTTGCACTAATGTAAGAAATCTCAGTCGGCGACAGCGGTGAACGGCGAGGGTCAGAGCTCTTTTTAAGGACCACCGTCGCGCATGCATTGTCGGGCTTTCGCGCTATGCACCAGAGGAAGCCGCGAAGCCGACTGCGTCTGGTACATGCATTTTTTCTCGCTCGTTTTTCTCCCGCCCGTTCTTTTAGATGGGTACCGCGTTTCGCTGGGTAATCGAGCGGCCTTCACTCCGACTTGTATATGGAGTATTTGTGTGCGTTGCACGAGCTCAGACGTGTCGACTACGCCTTGGCGTAACCAACAGTGTTGCAATCGGTCTTGCTTttattcaagtaaatacggtcCAGAAAATGTCTCCATTGTAGATATGTAGGGATGTTTTGCAACATAATACTGTCCTTATTCTAGGAATTCGTCAAGTGGCTCCCAGTTTGCCTGCATTTTCGGCACATCTGCAACCGCTTCTTGAGGGGGAACAGCTTTCACAAAGACAGCACAAGCAGCTATGTCGCCAGCTCCCGGGTAGAAATGGCTCTCTTTATAGCATGGGTTCTCTTACTAACTGACATTAAAACCAACTCCAAAATATCATGTTTGTGTAGTTCACGAGCTTTTAATGAAAAAGCAGTTCTGTGCATACCGATGCAAAATGACGTGCACGCATACTTCAATCACCTGCAGTGAGAATCTTAATCACGAGAAGTAGCACGGCCCAGTATCGTTGAACGTGCAAGGCCATTGGTGATGCTCTTCCGAAGATATAACGTCTGACGTGGGATGAACCAAAGcctgaagaaaacaagaagcCATGTTTACATACGTGTACTCATACTTATAGCCGCGAATTAGGGAGCACTTTTGTATCTCATATGTCTTACATCTCTATGAGGTGTCAGGTGTTTACATAAATGTTGAATGTTGTGTGAGGCAGAGTGCATTCATAAGGAGGCTGTCAGTTGCAAGGAAGGTTCGCAAGCACAGTGCAAGAAGAAGCACAGATGTATTTGTGTCATCAACACCCTAATCATCTATCACAAATGAAAACGCTGCTTCTAAACTACAGGCTTGTTTCTAAACACATTTTAATTAATCATTAAAAGGAATGTCATACAAGGACATCTCGTTACGTCCTATTGCCAGGAAGGGGCACCACCCTGGCATATAATTAAATGCATATAATTAAACTCTTTCCAGGTCTTAAGCTGTTTCAGTATGACTGGTAGATCACTTGATATGTAAGGAATAAGAACCCTTCTCATGGAGATATTCCCACAGCGCCACATTGAACTCGTGGACCTTGCGTTGCAGTAGAACTTGGTGGAGACAATAGTAAGTTGAAATTACTAATCTTTCAAAGTTATCTGAGTACAAAACATGGTGCAGCGTCTGGCTAAGAAACCAACATTTTGTGCGAGGATTGGCCTTGCAAAGGCAACTTCCACTTTGGTTCTTTAGCTTAGGCACTTTCCTTCCACTTATAGTCTTTTGTTACTTGTGCCATTTTATGGATGGAGTACCTTGCAAGGCGCTGCAGGTTTATTTCTCTTAAGGAATCTTATGTATGCTCAAAGTGCACACTGATGAAATCAGACCGATAAAGCAGAGGGTCTCCATTAGAACTTCAAAAGAATGAGACTGGACGGGTTGGTTAAGGAAGCACAGGACAAAGAAGTTCGTATGCAAATGCACCACATAAATTATAACCTTGAGTTCGATAGGCAGAAGACGAAATCCGAAAGCAATAAAAGCGATGTCGAATTGGAACATATAGGAAACAAAGCACAATTCGCTAACATATTTCACTGAACTTTCGATATGATTCCTATTTCGTGTCCGGggtttttgtgaaaaaaattgaaaaaacgTTTCGTGATATTTCAAAGTGAATTTGAAAAATATGCTAATTAAAAATAGGCCAATAAGGTCTATGGAAGTGTTAGTATTGACGATTGCTGAGTAGTTTTTGGCGTATGAGCTATTGCATTTCATTCTCATAGTGTTCACACATGTACAGATGATGTTTATGACGTCAAACATCATTTCAACCATGTTTTGCTAAATGTTATATCTCCTAATTTTCTAAATTGCTCACTTGCAGTTGTGCATCCAGGTGGAACTGCGGTTTGGAGCTAAAATAGCAGAACTTGAAAGGAAGCTGACTGTGGTGGCGCAAGTTGACTGGTGTAGAGAAGTTGACTTCTGTGAGGAAGAGGAGTGCAATGCTTGATCTTGCGCAAAAAGTTGTGCCGTTAGTCGAGAGGGTATCAA comes from Rhipicephalus sanguineus isolate Rsan-2018 chromosome 7, BIME_Rsan_1.4, whole genome shotgun sequence and encodes:
- the LOC125759291 gene encoding uncharacterized protein LOC125759291; the protein is MDRMDTRAGEPHPLRPATLPTYTGYDDSKSVADFLEEMDRYVRATRASEAHVMARILPLALRDAAGRWWRLQTPFTTWAEFEQRFREEFLPPGYELRVQRELELRTQHPDESLLEYVRTMQELHRRAPLTASERDQVARVIRQSHPRFRPFLYGRTFETLEHLAREARGVQDALLAESTYVPPPAPQSALEPSLAWRAPVASPSCDLTSPGAFTAISSRALDPFAHEQGRRGAPLNTVSGVSCPWEQVSAEQRHSAERSLLTRAIQEHSRSDPQSRYAGFTSPARADCDRRSCYGYSGGHSAERRDFNNRLTGQRRHTHVVCYQCGQTGHVRRQCFARRSANAESSGNRFGRRH